The Cloacibacillus sp. An23 genomic interval CGGCCGATGGATGGCGCGCGCCCAGGCGCGGCGCGGAATGACGAGAAATCCGTCTTTCTCGCGATGTTTAACTATATACGGCGTAAGGCTCGCCGGCGGAGGCGGGACTTACAGCTCGACGTACCGTCCGAGCCCCTTCGCCTTCGCGAGCTCTAGGGCCTTTTTGCCAGTTGCCAGGTCGAGCGTCGCTATGCCGGTCGCGTCGAATATCGTAATCTCGTCAGGCGAGGTGCGCCCAGCCGCTTTCCCGGCGATTACGTCGCCGAGCTCTCCCGCCACATCTTTTTCTGAGATCACACCCTTCGCCGCCGCCAGCTCGAGCTCTCCGCATCTGAAGCACTGCGGCGTATCGTCGGTGAATACGCGCGCTCCGGCGAAAATCTCCGGCTCTATCTCCTCCTTGCCGGGCATGTCAGCTCCGACGCAGCTAAGGTGCAGCCCCGGCTTCACCCATTCTTTCTTTATTACAGGCGAGCGCGCCGGAGTCACGGTTATCGCAATATCGCTTTCGGCGAGCGCCGCGGCTATGTCCTCTGCGGCCTCGAACGAGACGGCGGAAGCGTCTATGCCGAAGGACTCGCGCAGCCGCTCGCGGCACGACGCGGCGAACTTCCTCGCGTTTTCCGCGTCGAGCGGGTCGGACACGCGCACGACGTCGATTTTCGGCATCAGCAGCAGCGACGCGGCGATTTGAAATATCGCCTGACGGCCCGCGCCGAGTATGAAAAGGCGGCGCGACTCCGGGCGCGCGAGAAGGCTCGCGCCGAGCGCCCCCGCCGCTCCCGTCCTCATGCAGGTGATGAAAGAGGCGTCCATCACGCCCTGCGGTATGCCGGTCTCCGAGTCGAATATCATCAGCATCCCCGTAAACACCGGCAGGCCGCGCTCCGCGTTGCCGGGAAAGCTGTTCAGCATCTTGAGGCCGTGGACTTTTTCGCCGAAGACGCAGCCGGACTTTATGTCCATAACGCCGCGCGGCTCCTCGAAATCGTATGAGATGAGCGGCCACACGGCGGTCTTCCCGAGCGATTTCTGTCTGTAGACCTCGCGCACTCCCTCTATCGCGCTCTTCATGTCGAGCACATTTTCTATGTCGGCCCTGCTCAGAAACATTATCTCCATAAGTTTTCCGTCCCTCCAAAACCGCCGCCGCCCGTAAAAACGCGGCGAAGCGCTATAAATTCGTGTAAAAACTTATTGATTTTTAGTGACTAATATGTTCCGCCCCAAAAACCGTCAGCGCGAACGCTCGGCCGCTTCGTTCGCATCGAGCTCCTTCAAATACTCGCCGAAACGCGCGAGCCCGGCTTTGAAATATTCGACGTCTCCGAAGCCGTAGCCGATGCGGAAACTGCGCTCCTGCTGGAAGCAGCCGCCCTGACAGACGAGCACGCCTTTCTTCGCGAGCAGATCTTCCGCGAATTTCTGCGCCGGCACGTCGTAGTCGTAATAAACGTAGGACGTCGGTCCAGCGCTGTCGCAGACGAGACGCAGCCGCGGCTGGGTACGCAGCCATTCGCGCAGAGCGGCGCGCCCCTCCTCGACGATTTTGCCGTTGCGCTTGTAGAAAACGTCCTTGTGCTCGAGTATTATCGCGGCGATCAGCTCGTTCAGCGGCCCTTCGCAGATGCTGTTGTAGGAGCGGCAGTTCATCAGCGCCTCTTTTATAGAAAGGTCGCGCGTGACGATCCAGCCGACGCGCGTCCCCGCGCTCGAAAATACCTTGCTCGTGCTGCTCGTGACTATGCCCTTTTCGTAGATGTCGCATATCGACGGCATATATTCGGCGCTCAGCCCGCGGTATATCTCGTCGCAGAGCACGTAGGCCCCGACGCCGCGCGCCATTTCCGCAATCTCTTCGAGTTCTTCCTTAGAGAAGCGGTAGCCGGTCGGGTTGCCGGGGTTCGTCAGACATATCATCTTCGTCCACGCGTCCACCATCGCGCGTATTTTTTCGAGATCGACGCGGTATTCCTCGCCCTCGCCGCAGTTGTAGACCCGCACCTCGGAGCCGAGAGCCGCCGGTATCGAGTAGTGCTGCTGGTAGCTCGGCAGGACGCAGACGACGTTCATGCCGGGGCCGCATAAAGCCTGGCAGACTATCGAATTAGCGCCTGTGCCTCCGTGTACAGATATGACCATCTCGGGCGTCACGCTTCCGTCGTAGAGCGCCGCTATCGCCGCCTTCAGCCTCGGCATCCCTTCGAAGTATCCGTAATGCAGGCTCATGACTTCGATCTCGCGGAAGAATTCCTCCCTGTCCGTCCCCGTAAGTTCCAGCATTTCGCCGACCGTCACGGGCTTGCAGCAGCTCGAGCCGAAGTTGTACTCCGCCTTGCCGTCGAGCGGGTTGAGCCAGAATTCCAGTTCAAAGCGCGCTATATCCATCGCAGCGTCCTCCTCTTTTTCGGTTTTCGTTTTTTTATCCTGTTCCGCGTATCTTTACGATATTTTCTCACGAAGAGGCGCGCCGTTTCAACGGCGCGTTTTTATATTGCGTAACAACGAATCCGCGATGATTTTATAGAGCCGCAGAAGCGCGCTTAGGCGGCAATGCTGGGTTGAATGCGAAGCTGTTTCGTCTATTTTCCGGCTAAGCGGCCTTTTCTGTTAAGCGTGTTATGTTTTATATTACAATATAAAGCCTTATAAATTATAATAAATTACATGAATTTACTTCGAGGGGGCCGGGCAGTGTATTATACTGTTTCCGATTTCGCGAATATGTACGCGGACGGGGTGAAGCTCGTCGCGGGCGGCGGCGGGATGTCACGTCCTATAGAGAACGTCGGGATACTCGACTACGAACTCGACCCTATGCTGAAGGAAAGGTATATGCGCACGAATTTCCAGGAGGGACAGTTTATCCTGACTTCCCTGCTTTTCGCCAAGGATTCGCCGCATTTGACGACGGAGGCGGTCAAGCATCTGGTTTCGCGCGGCGCGAGCGGTCTGGCTATACGCAACGTCTTCCGCCTGCCGCTTCCCGAGGCTGCCCTGCGTTACGCGGATTCCAAGAATTTCCCGGTTTTTCTTATTACTTCGGCGAAGCTGTATTTCGAGGATATCGTCTACGAGGCGCGCCGCCTCGCGGAGAGGATGAAGGACGTCTATTTTCCGCAGGGGGAGCTGGAGGCTGTTTTCTCCGGAGCGGAGGGCGGCGAGGGGGCCGCGCGGCGCGCGAGGCGCATAAATCCGTCGTTCGGCGAGCGTTTTTTCGCGATTTATATGCACGGCGCGGAGTATTTCGGCGAGCAGGATTTTATGGAATTTTACGGGAGGTACGAAAAAAGCCGCTTTTTCTCGCCGCGCGGCAGGCTGTGCCTTTATAAGCGAGGCGCGTTTTTTTTCTGCTCGGGCGATGAATGCGTCCGCGAGTCCGCCGCGGAGTTCCCGCGCGCCGTGGACCCTGAGGGGACGTGTTCCGTAGGGGCGAGCCGGGTTCATTTCAGCCTTCGAGAGTTCGGGGAGTGCGCGAAGGAGGCGCTTTACGCCGCGCTGATCAACGGCGAGTCGCCGGCGCCGTACCACATGTACGACGAGCTCGGGATATACAGGGCGCTGTTCCCCTTCGCTGAGAGGCCGGAAGCGGCGGCTTTCCGCGACGGCGTGCTCGACGCGGTGCGCGAGTACGACATAGAGAACGGCGCGGAGCTTATGCCGACTTTGGAGCGTTTCGCGGCGTCCGGCTGCGACGTGCGCGAAACGGCGAGAATCCTTGGAATTCACGAAAACACGGCGCGCTACCGTATGGAGAGGATAGCGGCTCTGACAGGGCTGAGCTTCCGCTCGCACGACCAGGCGGAGCAGCTTTCGCTGGCTGTGAA includes:
- a CDS encoding ornithine cyclodeaminase family protein — protein: MEIMFLSRADIENVLDMKSAIEGVREVYRQKSLGKTAVWPLISYDFEEPRGVMDIKSGCVFGEKVHGLKMLNSFPGNAERGLPVFTGMLMIFDSETGIPQGVMDASFITCMRTGAAGALGASLLARPESRRLFILGAGRQAIFQIAASLLLMPKIDVVRVSDPLDAENARKFAASCRERLRESFGIDASAVSFEAAEDIAAALAESDIAITVTPARSPVIKKEWVKPGLHLSCVGADMPGKEEIEPEIFAGARVFTDDTPQCFRCGELELAAAKGVISEKDVAGELGDVIAGKAAGRTSPDEITIFDATGIATLDLATGKKALELAKAKGLGRYVEL
- a CDS encoding aminotransferase class I/II-fold pyridoxal phosphate-dependent enzyme, which codes for MDIARFELEFWLNPLDGKAEYNFGSSCCKPVTVGEMLELTGTDREEFFREIEVMSLHYGYFEGMPRLKAAIAALYDGSVTPEMVISVHGGTGANSIVCQALCGPGMNVVCVLPSYQQHYSIPAALGSEVRVYNCGEGEEYRVDLEKIRAMVDAWTKMICLTNPGNPTGYRFSKEELEEIAEMARGVGAYVLCDEIYRGLSAEYMPSICDIYEKGIVTSSTSKVFSSAGTRVGWIVTRDLSIKEALMNCRSYNSICEGPLNELIAAIILEHKDVFYKRNGKIVEEGRAALREWLRTQPRLRLVCDSAGPTSYVYYDYDVPAQKFAEDLLAKKGVLVCQGGCFQQERSFRIGYGFGDVEYFKAGLARFGEYLKELDANEAAERSR
- a CDS encoding PucR family transcriptional regulator — encoded protein: MYYTVSDFANMYADGVKLVAGGGGMSRPIENVGILDYELDPMLKERYMRTNFQEGQFILTSLLFAKDSPHLTTEAVKHLVSRGASGLAIRNVFRLPLPEAALRYADSKNFPVFLITSAKLYFEDIVYEARRLAERMKDVYFPQGELEAVFSGAEGGEGAARRARRINPSFGERFFAIYMHGAEYFGEQDFMEFYGRYEKSRFFSPRGRLCLYKRGAFFFCSGDECVRESAAEFPRAVDPEGTCSVGASRVHFSLREFGECAKEALYAALINGESPAPYHMYDELGIYRALFPFAERPEAAAFRDGVLDAVREYDIENGAELMPTLERFAASGCDVRETARILGIHENTARYRMERIAALTGLSFRSHDQAEQLSLAVKSALCAKLLARL